A portion of the Betta splendens chromosome 2, fBetSpl5.4, whole genome shotgun sequence genome contains these proteins:
- the nat16 gene encoding histidine N-acetyltransferase isoform X1: MIMVSMFSSLGQQDNLLTSCYFKMKIDTSLTMPQLPEALSQTGLQFTVATEEDFDEIMAMSQDIYGGLDYLPTRYSSWLQETNRMVILARKQGKVIALESVCVIDNGETMLVEGLRVAPQERGKGVAGVLLRFCSELVKSRYTDVKVCRLTRDDQLGPKDFQKYRIITKQGILLVRFSAEDLKLRLCELGLGGDFQSSMSTSSTNSLPVRLDQIAIHRLYLATDLMRSVLPNSTIIQDWQPFKPVPSNMAILMKKDIDWMVDDVSNPIVASLCTFPFRVPIGDDWYYLNIDMFGKNLDLARQQFLCHLQKHTATLQGHVMCQIFLDPPLWKPMAEFCLNTLNVELVKEYTEQCVVESDMV, encoded by the exons ATGATTATGGTGTCCATGTTCTCATCACTTGGTCAACAGGATAATCTACTGACATCATG TTATTTCAAGATGAAGATCGATACCAGCCTGACTATGCCCCAGCTGCCAGAGGCCCTGTCCCAGACAGGCCTTCAGTTCACGGTGGCCACAGAGGAGGACTTCGATGAGATTATGGCTATGAGCCAAGACATCTATGGAGGCCTTGACTACTTGCCCACTAGATacagcagctggctgcaggagacCAACCGCATGGTCATATTGGCTCGCAAACAAGGAAAAGTG ATTGCCCTGGAATCCGTGTGTGTGATTGACAACGGGGAAACAATGCTGGTGGAAGGCCTGCGCGTTGCCCCCCAGGAAAGAGGCAAGGGCGTGGCAGGTGTGCTGCTGCGCTTCTGCTCCGAACTCGTCAAATCTAGGTACACAGATGTCAAGGTATGCCGCCTGACCCGTGACGACCAGCTTGGACCCAAGGACTTCCAGAAGTATCGCATTATAACCAAGCAG GGAATCCTGCTGGTACGCTTCAGCGCGGAAGACCTAAAGCTGCGTCTGTGTGAGCTTGGCCTGGGTGGAGACTTCCAATCTTCCatgtccacctcctccactaATTCTCTGCCAGTCCGCCTTGACCAAATAGCTATCCACCGTCTTTATCTGGCTACTGACCTGATGCGGAGTGTCCTTCCTAATTCCACCATCATTCAAGACTGGCAGCCTTTCAAGCCTGTCCCCAGCAACATGGCCATCCTGATGAAGAAGGACATTGACTGGATGGTGGATGACGTGTCCAACCCTATTGTGGCCAGTCTCTGTACCTTCCCTTTCAGGGTGCCCATCGGAGACGACTG GTATTACTTAAACATTGACATGTTTGGTAAAAATCTGGACCTGGCCCGGCAGCAGTTCTTGTGCCACCTGCAGAAGCACACCGCCACCCTGCAGGGCCACGTGATGTGCCAGATCTTCCTGGACCCGCCTCTCTGGAAGCCCATGGCTGAGTTCTGCCTCAACACGTTGAACGTGGAGCTGGTGAAGGAGTACACCGAGCAATGCGTGGTGGAGTCAGACATGGTGTAG
- the nat16 gene encoding histidine N-acetyltransferase isoform X2, whose translation MKIDTSLTMPQLPEALSQTGLQFTVATEEDFDEIMAMSQDIYGGLDYLPTRYSSWLQETNRMVILARKQGKVIALESVCVIDNGETMLVEGLRVAPQERGKGVAGVLLRFCSELVKSRYTDVKVCRLTRDDQLGPKDFQKYRIITKQGILLVRFSAEDLKLRLCELGLGGDFQSSMSTSSTNSLPVRLDQIAIHRLYLATDLMRSVLPNSTIIQDWQPFKPVPSNMAILMKKDIDWMVDDVSNPIVASLCTFPFRVPIGDDWYYLNIDMFGKNLDLARQQFLCHLQKHTATLQGHVMCQIFLDPPLWKPMAEFCLNTLNVELVKEYTEQCVVESDMV comes from the exons ATGAAGATCGATACCAGCCTGACTATGCCCCAGCTGCCAGAGGCCCTGTCCCAGACAGGCCTTCAGTTCACGGTGGCCACAGAGGAGGACTTCGATGAGATTATGGCTATGAGCCAAGACATCTATGGAGGCCTTGACTACTTGCCCACTAGATacagcagctggctgcaggagacCAACCGCATGGTCATATTGGCTCGCAAACAAGGAAAAGTG ATTGCCCTGGAATCCGTGTGTGTGATTGACAACGGGGAAACAATGCTGGTGGAAGGCCTGCGCGTTGCCCCCCAGGAAAGAGGCAAGGGCGTGGCAGGTGTGCTGCTGCGCTTCTGCTCCGAACTCGTCAAATCTAGGTACACAGATGTCAAGGTATGCCGCCTGACCCGTGACGACCAGCTTGGACCCAAGGACTTCCAGAAGTATCGCATTATAACCAAGCAG GGAATCCTGCTGGTACGCTTCAGCGCGGAAGACCTAAAGCTGCGTCTGTGTGAGCTTGGCCTGGGTGGAGACTTCCAATCTTCCatgtccacctcctccactaATTCTCTGCCAGTCCGCCTTGACCAAATAGCTATCCACCGTCTTTATCTGGCTACTGACCTGATGCGGAGTGTCCTTCCTAATTCCACCATCATTCAAGACTGGCAGCCTTTCAAGCCTGTCCCCAGCAACATGGCCATCCTGATGAAGAAGGACATTGACTGGATGGTGGATGACGTGTCCAACCCTATTGTGGCCAGTCTCTGTACCTTCCCTTTCAGGGTGCCCATCGGAGACGACTG GTATTACTTAAACATTGACATGTTTGGTAAAAATCTGGACCTGGCCCGGCAGCAGTTCTTGTGCCACCTGCAGAAGCACACCGCCACCCTGCAGGGCCACGTGATGTGCCAGATCTTCCTGGACCCGCCTCTCTGGAAGCCCATGGCTGAGTTCTGCCTCAACACGTTGAACGTGGAGCTGGTGAAGGAGTACACCGAGCAATGCGTGGTGGAGTCAGACATGGTGTAG